The genomic stretch AACTTAAACGGCAgtaacgtgtccgtgcaccttGTGCCCGGATTCATCTCATGCCCCGCGAACACCATCTTAGCGATCTCAAATTTGAAGCTGTACAACACCACACAATAGCTTAATATTAATAAAAACATAGCATTGCAGTAATTAGATACTTGCGATTAACTTGTACTATCTGAATTTTtgtgggaggttgacgttgcggccacgtgatgtggtctttggtggtggaggcgaTGGAGGAGATGCAACTCTATCGCGAGCTCTATCCTCCATCGCtcgtttttgacgcttgttcTTAGAAGAGGGCGCTCTTGAGGCTTTAcgcttgcgttgttgagcttgttgggtggcttttttctggtgttgagcttcaactttgcgcgcgcgttcagctgctttctcagctcgctcaagctcccttatctccttgagcctctgcctctctacacgcttctcctcgagcttaacttgacgctgcagttgaACCTCCTcacgctgcttcttggcctgtgctttttggagtttctcctctatcttatctcgctcccgtactacttctctagctcgagcctcgcgtatcttgcgaggagaccagaagacagagccaccgtgatactcctggcgctgttgaaggtcaagagctttgcccttcttcttatgcttctttttatgttgaagagcctcctttaagccctcgttctcatgctgTAAAAGCTTatactgcacagagagatggtgaacgcttgagcgcagctttcttgcctcatactgatggctatcattgacagcagctcgtactaaccgatcgagctttctccagtcatgatcagagagccctgaagatgagcttctctcagcttctggcgtgctggcaaatctacgaaggataacgttgggATCTATTggcagagatgtcaacaagcaagtcaagctggcttgattcttatcgattgcagatcacagaccattctctgggacgtgccactgtgcacgagcctctatattgtctgtgatctgcaatcgataagaatcaagccagcttgacttgcttgttgacatctctgtCTATTGGCCATATACCAGTAGCTTCAAACGCTTTTAATATAGTTGATTGCTTAAACGAGGCCTGCCAAGCTCTccagaagagtgggaagaagtctcctttcttAATTGGAAtgaggccttgagccttgtagagatggttagtgagctcgttggagtaggcttgagagagtggcttgaacagcactacatcgagcggctggagcgtatgagtcgaatggggaggaaggatcatgaggaggatcctatggcgatcgcagtacttgataaactccatcgtgaggtgagatccatggccatcaaggatgagcaatcgccatctccctgatcgctgctttgtatagcgatcaaacacctgctctagccaagctaggcctacgtcattgtttgaccagcctgttagagatgatgagacaaagacctcatgttctcctgccttaatatcctccacccaactcgatcgtatggctccatttttagctgcgtagataagggctggaggcagcgagctcccatcggcgcagcagcaggccaggagtgtcagaaactcgcgtgatccatcctggagagatgctcgaacctctttcttatcccattgacgcctgctaAATATCCTCTTACTCCTGCCTATCATACCAATAAGGAAGCCCTtttcatccatattgtatatatctcgagcctctaggtggtattcggtgatcttctggtgcagcagctcgaagtagagtctatactttgactcagaatcagccaggtggcgcgtacgatccatggcggtggtccactttgagataagatagatctcgtgtcggttaatgaagcgagtaacccagctctcgctgagctgctgatgggctacttctgatgagaaattcctgatcatctctcttgtagGAGGTAGGCCTTGCTTAGTGAGCTTAGTGATATATCGTACAAGCTCTAACTCTTGTTGTGGGCCGATAGCTTGCTGCTGAGCGTATCCATCGCTCCTAGGCCCTGTCACGCGCCTCCATCTTCGCCCTAGCGTTGAGCGGTTAACCCCCCATTTTTCAGCAACTTCTTTTAATGTGAATTTCTCTCCTGGATCGCGCGATTCTAAATCTGCAATCGCTTCATCAATCGGAGCCATAGTTGTGGAGTTATTGCGCGTCAAAGTTGTAGTATTGAGACACGCGTCGGTGTTCGGCGGGGCATGAGATGAATCCGGGCATgaggtgcacggacacgttagTTAGCTAGCTTAAGGCGTAGTCAGCGAATCCAACAACCAACTTGTGATCGACGCCACGCAGATCGCGCATCCAATCGTTGCCCCGATCTTTCTATCACGTGTCTTTGCTTTTTCCTGGTCGGTGATCGAGTTGTGTGCTCGAGCCCACCTGTGCATATGCCCCGATAGGATCTACTAATGTGACCGATGATCCATCGCTCCACGACATCAACCCCCGAAAGCTTACGAAGCTTGCGAAGCTTGCATGCAAAGCTTGTACTTAGGCTCATGAGACAGTTACATGCGCTAGAAGCCGCTGTCGAGAAGCCTTTTCTGATCCCAAGCGCATGTAATGCGACAAATGATCTTCGCAACAGAGGACAATCCCCCCGGTAGCGATCTAGTTTTACAGTACGAGTAGCCTATACAAGCATAGTGACCTCCCCAAGGTTACGGCACCTACCGAGTATGAAGGATTTTACCGAGCCCGTTGGTAGCAAAGGCAAGGTTCGCTAACGGCAAAAAGATGTGAAAGGCCCCGGCAATTCAATACATCTGCTTCTACGTTCTTCTATTCAATCATCGTCAGACGGAGAGGCCCCTGCCGCGTTCCAGATGTTGTCTCAACATGGGGTTAAGTTCTTATTTTGAAAACGCCCGACGATCATCCATATACCTCGCAATCTAGATGACATGCCGGCTTCGGTGTAACGTATCACGTAGTCAGATAGCTGACGAAATACTGTTGCTTCAGCTGGGAATGGCCTTCGCAATCTAGATGACATGCCGGCTTCGGTGTACCGTATCATGTAGTCAGATAGCTGACGAAATACTGTTGCTTCAGCTGGGAATGGCCTACGCAACCAGAGCAACCGAAGTCAACCCTGCAATCGCGTCATTGATTCATATCCAGCCCTCACCGCCTGCGGAGCGGCCTTATGCCAACATTCGTATGACCAACATCCCATATCGCTTTTGAATGTTATTACATTTATAAAGAACATACTAAGTACTTACCTCCACAATTAAGAACACACCCCCGTCATCTTCTATTGGCCATACTTTCATTCCATCAACGCAATGCAACCACACAAGATTGCCCGCAGCAAGATTAATTCGAAAGCATGTGATCAATGCTACAGATGTAAAGTAAAATGCACAATGGAGCCGAGCGGCTGTACGCGTTGTCGTATGACAGACGGTTTGTGCACATACAGCCTGGGCAAATGGATGGGTCGGCCAAAGAAGTCAAGTCGACAGACCTCACAAGCCAAATCCAGAGAGGCGATGAGTCCTGGCAATGTCTCTCCGGAGCCCGAAAGAAGCTATTCATGTAGTCTTTCTCCCACGTCGATCCTAGTAGATACGGTAGACTGACGCAAGCAGACCGGATAATGAACCTACAAGATGCAGAACGATGTTGGGAGCTGCTTCCATCCGCCATGGAGGAACCTATTCAATATCCTCTGGAACCTACGGCAGTATCACCATTTTCGATGGATGATTACGCTCAATTCAAGGCTGGAGGCTACTACACAAGCACCAATGAAAGTCAGAGCACTACGTCTTCTGATAAAAGAGCAAGCCCGAGGCGTATCTCTCATGATCGAACGCCAAGCAGAGAGTTGTCACATGGAGAAATGGATATGGTCAGCTCTGCATCGGTATGTTTATCCTCTACTGCATGCAGTGAAAGGCTAGGTCTGATGAGTGCTATAGATACGGGGTGACCAACAAGGCAATTTTCCCAAGCGTCGAGATGACTCATACCCATCACTGCAAATCCCGCAGAGTCTAGGTAGTCATACCGACTTTGATTTTGGGAATATGGGTATAGCGTTGACAAATTCCCCACGAGTTTCGTTGGCAGGCCCCATGGAGATGTAAGCGATATCGAAAATTCCCCACACAATCCCCAGAGTTCACACTGACAAGACTTGCAGCAACGCCGTTGACCACGCCCAAAGACCAGACGGCGGGCAAACATCTCCCATAATGCAAGATGAATTTACATCTCCAGTGGAAAAATCGTGTCACTGCAAATGCTCCCAATCTGCGTTGGCTTGTTTAGACAGGATCTCCACCGTGTCACCCGAAGCCCGCTACATTGACCGACTCGAAGCCATACAGTCGGCTCTCCTAACCGCAGAGAAGCTAGTGCTCTGCACCAATTGCCTTCCAAACATGATCATCGCAAAATGCTGCTTCGTCCTGGGAAATGCCCATGAGCTGGTGAGTGACATGAGCTCTGGATTGGAAGACACAACGAGCCCCACTACGGCAGCTACCCGCCAGTCAGTCGAATACGTCAGACGCGTCAAACGGCGCGCTACTATGCTTTTTGCGGGCTTGAAGATGTTGGAAGATCTGAGCCCTGGGGATTGGGGTCTCTCCAAAATGCAATCTGAGTTTTTGTCTGTACTAGCCAAATTCTGGGTGTCACTGCCAGAACATTGATGTCAAACAATACAGCCAGTCATCATCTGATCACTCAAGGAAAAGCAGCATGGTGCATTGTGTTTCTCTCATTCTATGGATCTGGGCTGTCGAATGAGGATCGTGGTTGTATACGGCTTTGACCATCCATACTGTGGGCGCTCTTGCTCAACTTTGTCGACTACCTGGAAATCATGATCTTGATACAGCTTGACACCCGGTGTCTTGGCGACTACTAGGGTCTTGAGTCCATTCCTATCCGCATATGCCAAACCCTCTGTGAGTAGCATGGAGCCGATGCCACGTCTCTGGTGCTCAGGGTGGGTGGCTAGGTAATCCAATGCTGTGAGGCAATTAGTCCAAGTAAACTCTGACTGTAGCAGCTAGGTACTGACCAAGAAACCTTTCGCCAGTACCCAGTACTTTAGCTTCTGCCTTTTCTATCGCCTCACTGAGCTCGTCTACGACCGGATGGTCCAGGCCCCGAATTTTACCATCTTCAGTTACACTCCGAAAGTCTTCTTTGtaaactcggctactttCCGAGTCAATCTCAACCACAATACCCTCCGCCCACTCGTCAGTACATCCGTCCGGAATTATCCAGCGCGCATAGCCAACGATATCACCAGTAGCGTCCTCCACAACCTTACGATGCCGCTTGGTGGAAATAACCTTGACGAGGTTCCAGGGCAAACGCCTTGCACAATCAGAGATAATGCTATCCAGCGTTATGCCTTTCCAGAGCGAGGCCCAATGTGCATCTTGGTAGAAAGCGCGCATCATGGTTTCTGCAAGGCCGGCTGCATCAGCAGGCTTCACCGGTTGAATCGTGTAGATCTGGGGCGCGAGATTAAACGGGAAAGCCGGGGCTAGGGTGGGGAAACTTACCATTTTTGTCATGTCGCTATCAGACAACGAACGATCGTACGAGCTTTACATAAGGTGCTTGCTTCCGGACTTTGCCCATTTAGATGGTGAGGTGGTAGCGGGTGCCAGTCAGGGGTGTCGGCAGGGATCTTGCATGAATTGTCCCTTGTGCGAGTTTATGCTGCGATTGCCCACTTTTGCACGAAATGACAGTGCCTCTTTATGCTGCGATCCTTCGCCCTAAGTATAGTTACACGCCAAGCTGCGGTGTGTTTTTGGTGTCTTTGTTCGTTGACTTGGTCATCAGCCGAGAGCATACCCGGCTTGTACTTAGCTGTGTCGAACCGAGAATCCAGGCCCGAGTGCACATGAGCCGACTTGGCAGACCGGGGTCCGCTATGCTTGTTTCCGGCTCCGGACTTCTTTACATGCCTCCGGAAACTTCACGGTGCGGCAACAACACAACGGAGCGGCGTATTTTCGCCGCTGGAGGACGTAGTACGCCACAACTTTCGCCTCCAAGATTGATTACGATGGAATATATAGGAAGTCTCCTTGCATTTTCAGACTATCCAGTCAGGAAGTCGACAACCCAAACACTCCATACATCCAGTTGTGCTCAAACATAATTACCCCGCTTGTGAATCTTGGTGAAGATAACTCGCCGACATGTTGCCTGCAATCATGAGCAAAATGTCTCGCTGTAAGTATCCGAAACAACCCCCACCCTTCACCCCTACCACTCAACCAGGAGTTGCGGCAGGCTAACTAATCCAAGCCGCACCATCACTCAAATCAGGATACCAACGCCCACCATACAGCGGCAACGATGAAGACCGGCCTTTTCTCTCAGCTTCAGAAGAGAAGATGGACTACACATCACCAGCGCCCAGTACTCCGCGTTCACGGCTCTGTTCAGCCCTCCTTGTCGCATCCACATCCCTAACGCTCGGCCTCTTAGCCCTTATTCTCGTAGTAGCCCAGCGGCGCCACCCAGGAAGCACAGTATCACTATGGCCAACCTACCAAGGCGGATCACACGTCGTCGAGCACTGCGGCAACTCACCACAAGAAGCGCAGGAACAAGGCTGCATATGGGATCTCATGAGTTTCGGTTGGGTACACCCCCGCTGCTTCAAGCCCGACGAATCTCAGATTTTCCTTGAGAAGTACGGACCTTGGAAATGGTACTACGACCTGAACGCCACCCAGGAAATCGCCCCTGAAGACCTGACTACCACCGGTCGCGTCTACACTGAGCAGGGCTATCACGTTGTTCACTGCTTGTACATTTTCAAGCTTTTGCATCTGGCGGGTATGAATCAGCATATTGTGACGGACGAGGCTATCCCGCTGGCGCATACGCAACATTGTATAGACATGATTTCTTCACCAAAGTATACGGATTTCAAGCATATAAACACACGGGTGGATATGTTGTTTGCGCGATGCGTATCAATTGAGTAGAAAAATCGTCTCTCTTCCCTTATCGTCATATATATATATACATAGAAGGTTCACAAGTAATGTATACTCATCTGCCCAACTCCAGAGAGCGAGTGCCTCAAGCACAGCTTATTTCTATACCAGCAGCGAACAGTTCGCCTACACCGGGAATAAAAGTAGCAAGAGCCTTTGTGACAGTACCAGCCATACCACATCCCTCGTCCTTGGCTACTGCGTTGGCAGAGAAGTCGATGGTCAAAGTGTCCGCCAACAAAGCACCGTCGCGGTACAAGTTCGCCTTGATGGACGACGGTACCTTGTGTCCCCACGAATGGGTTTCGCACTGTGCGGTACCGAGGTCGCACATGCACTCTGGCCTGACAGTGGGGTTGGCTCCTCCGCACGCGTGTGGGCCAGGCCATTTGGGGATGGCCTCCTGCCACGTCAATCCGTAACAGTTCGAGAAGACATTGTAGCCAGTGCCCTTGGAGACCTCATCCAGCACCTTGCTGAGGGTTGAGACAAGGGCATCACGGGAGTCGTTGGGTCCGAGGTCGGGGATCTTGCCCCACTGGCCGTTGACTTTGACGCGGACATCGCGGTCGCCCTTAGAGTCCCAGGAACCGCATGAGCTGGCGTTTGTGGTGTAGGACGTATCGGAGAGGATGCTACGCCCGTTGCCGGCGGTGGAGTAGATCTTTTGCCATGTTTCGGCGAAGAGTTCAAGGTTGCCGACGTCGATCATTTCGTTGGAGTAGCGGACTTCGACTTGGATTTTGCTGGCCGCAGAGACGACGGCTGGGGCTAGGGCCATGGCGGCGAGAAGCATGTTGGATTGGAACTTCATTGTTGCGGATTGTGCTGCTGCGTTGTTAGTGAGAGTGTTTTTGGGATTTTGGGGCTATCAAGTGACATACGGATGCGGTTCAGATGTCGAGGTGGAGGTTTGTATCTTAAAGAAAAAGACACCAGGTCAAAGAGAAAGTGAATGTAAAGTTGAGGAAGATCGTTAGAGACTGTTTGGTGCGAACTGTACTTCAGTCGATGCCCTTCTCCAGACCGCAACCACGCCCTCTCTTATACCACAACCGTCGGTCAATCGCGAAGTTGCCATGTCTCCAGAATAAGACCGATGTATTTAAATCGCATCATAGTTACTTGACTTATTAGGAGATATGACGTATAGTTGGTCCTGTGTATATGGGGTTCGTCTTGGCAACGTGCCGGAACCCTTGAAACCCTATACTAAGCCACACTCCTGTCTCACCACCTTGCGCACGTGCTTAAGCTGTCACAGTTTCATAGCCATAAACATGGTTCTATTAATATAATTTTAATGTATCGATCCTTCACAACGGTGTAAACAATTTAACTACCCATTCAGGTAGTTCTTGGTAGCGATCGTCCAAGCATGTACTCCCTGTAGTATCCCATCCTATTGGGAGAGTGTATCGAGTTGTTAGTCATAAGATCGTGAAAGTGGGTTGTCGCTGTCAACTGCTTAGGGTCGTTGGCAACAGTACCTTCGGGTGGCCGCTGGGTTGACGGTACTATCGTATCATGAAGCACGGTGTTGTTTCTTTGTTCTACGTACTGCACTTGTTTCTATCGCATCGCTGCCATGTGGTTGGCGACCCTCAGGAGATTGCGGGTGGCGGCATGATCATAACTGGTTGCTGTTATAGTTTGTTTCATCCTTTCGTCTGTTCTTACTCCATTGATCACCACTAGCATCAAGGCTTTGATCGTTCCATTGCGTAGCATGCATAGCCCATAATCTCTCAGCCTTGCATTTGGGTACTTGGGCGACAAACAATTTCTGCTTCGCATGTGGATTCTCACTACCATGGTACTCTTGTTGAGTTGAGATCCAAGGTTGAGATCTAATTAAGCCAAGGCTTCGTTCTACGTGTGACGCATTTGGGTTTGAATGCTTAGTTGTGCGCTTAGTTAGGTGCTTAGGGGACAAAAAATTCCGACCTCGCACTTTGATTTGCACCACCATAGTACTCATCCGCAGGCAACGCAAAAATTTCGCTCTTGGAGGAAAAAAAAGAAAAAAGACTTTACATCTACAAATCGACCCTCCTCCGATATTAACCTCCTCCGGTAAACTTGATTGGTACCGGTTCACGGATGTATCGGGTAGTATCGTTTCAGATTTCGAAGCAGGGGTCATCTGGGTACTCCCGGTGATTGGACGATCACTGGCTAGCTTGATTCGCATTAATCCGCATAAACCAGGCCATCCTTGGCGGGTTACACTGTACCTAGTCTTTATCCTGTTCTAACTCCTTAGTACTTTGAACACAAATGGTGCCTGACGAAAACTGAAGCCCACTGTATCCAATACTTTCGGTCCTACTCTCCCCCGCGCGCTCCTTAACTCGACTCCTTCATTTCGATAGTCTTGGAAACGTTTTTTTATCTAGACCGGGGGGAGGAGGGACGGCGGGGTGCTAAGACAGCAAGGTTTGGCAGCTGGAGTTTCACTCAATGCTCGGATCAGATATGCTGATCAATCAAAGAATCTCAAACTTGAAAGCGAACTTGATTCATTCTCGAAATTCTTTGTCTGGGTTGAATTAATTGATAGGTCATTAAATACATGAAATTGAGTCGCTGGTCAACTATGACAGTTGTACATCTAAATTGGGTGTGACACAATCCCAGGTGCATCGTC from Pyrenophora tritici-repentis strain M4 chromosome 1, whole genome shotgun sequence encodes the following:
- a CDS encoding TolA, Membrane protein involved in colicin uptake, which codes for MAPIDEAIADLESRDPGEKFTLKEVAEKWGVNRSTLGRRWRRVTGPRSDGYAQQQAIGPQQELELVRYITKLTKQGLPPTREMIRNFSSEVAHQQLSESWVTRFINRHEIYLISKWTTAMDRTRHLADSESKYRLYFELLHQKITEYHLEARDIYNMDEKGFLIGMIGRSKRIFSRRQWDKKEVRASLQDGSREFLTLLACCCADGSSLPPALIYAAKNGAIRSSWVEDIKAGEHEVFVSSSLTGWSNNDVGLAWLEQVFDRYTKQRSGRWRLLILDGHGSHLTMEFIKYCDRHRILLMILPPHSTHTLQPLDVVLFKPLSQAYSNELTNHLYKAQGLIPIKKGDFFPLFWRAWQASFKQSTILKAFEATDPNVILRRFASTPEAERSSSSGLSDHDWRKLDRLVRAAVNDSHQYEARKLRSSVHHLSVQYKLLQHENEGLKEALQHKKKHKKKGKALDLQQRQEYHGGSVFWSPRKIREARAREVVRERDKIEEKLQKAQAKKQREEVQLQRQVKLEEKRVERQRLKEIRELERAEKAAERARKVEAQHQKKATQQAQQRKRKASRAPSSKNKRQKRAMEDRARDRVASPPSPPPPKTTSRGRNVNLPQKFR
- a CDS encoding GNAT family acetyltransferase, whose product is MTKMIYTIQPVKPADAAGLAETMMRAFYQDAHWASLWKGITLDSIISDCARRLPWNLVKVISTKRHRKVVEDATGDIVGYARWIIPDGCTDEWAEGIVVEIDSESSRVYKEDFRSVTEDGKIRGLDHPVVDELSEAIEKAEAKVLGTGERFLALDYLATHPEHQRRGIGSMLLTEGLAYADRNGLKTLVVAKTPGVKLYQDHDFQVVDKVEQERPQYGWSKPYTTTILIRQPRSIE
- a CDS encoding DUF3328 domain containing protein, which produces MSKMSRSAPSLKSGYQRPPYSGNDEDRPFLSASEEKMDYTSPAPSTPRSRLCSALLVASTSLTLGLLALILVVAQRRHPGSTVSLWPTYQGGSHVVEHCGNSPQEAQEQGCIWDLMSFGWVHPRCFKPDESQIFLEKYGPWKWYYDLNATQEIAPEDLTTTGRVYTEQGYHVVHCLYIFKLLHLAGMNQHIVTDEAIPLAHTQHCIDMISSPKYTDFKHINTRVDMLFARCVSIE
- a CDS encoding Pneumo-att-G multi-domain protein, with protein sequence MKFQSNMLLAAMALAPAVVSAASKIQVEVRYSNEMIDVGNLELFAETWQKIYSTAGNGRSILSDTSYTTNASSCGSWDSKGDRDVRVKVNGQWGKIPDLGPNDSRDALVSTLSKVLDEVSKGTGYNVFSNCYGLTWQEAIPKWPGPHACGGANPTVRPECMCDLGTAQCETHSWGHKVPSSIKANLYRDGALLADTLTIDFSANAVAKDEGCGMAGTVTKALATFIPGVGELFAAGIEISCA